TCTTGTATGTCGAATACAACAATTGACAAACATTCTTGTTAACCTAACAATTAAACATTACTAATTACTTGGGAATGCAAATTACCTCAAATCTAGTAAATAAAGTAGAAGCCACTCCATTGTCATGGAGCTTTTTTTCTAAATTAGGTCAACTTGAATTGTCTAATTGGCCCACATCCGCGTACATTAGATTCCCTTGTTTAAAACTGACGGTGGAAAATGTTGACACTGAGAAAAGGCAGTGACATGGGTCATAAATCACAGCCAAACATGCCACATTTTAGGCTTTAGTGCTTATCGAATGACAAGAAAGATTAAatcttaaaacaaaataaaatctacaacatgcatgcatggaGGGTCCGGTCCCTATACCCTCCATGAATTGTCTCTTTTTGTTAACTCTCTCCCAACCTGCACTAGCTCTCTCTCCGAGTTGACTCTCTTTGAAGGAGTGCAACTCAGACTCGTTATATCCTCCAAATAATCTAATTCCACTGGTATTCAATTCATCTAAAACTCTAGTTATAGTACAACAAAGTCTTCCTTACAATTATAATTGCCTTGTAATTGATGTCATTGATGCCGACTACTACTAGTAGTACTAGCGTATTGGCTCAAGTCACTCATAGAAGCTAACTTTGCTAGCTCTTGTTGAAAGAAAGGCATTCCACCACTAAGTATTGCATCACCTCCTCCTACTCAAAGGAAGTCTCTGGTTAAACTACTTTGCTCACTTTGTCCTTGTTTTGTCATGGCTGCTGCTCCAGCTGACATCATCAAGTGTTTGTTGCTCAAGAACAGTGACCCATCTCCAATTGTGTCTCCTTGAGTTGACGAAGGAGACATAGAATTCACCAAATCATTGAAGTTAAAGGCGGTGTCGTTGAATGTTGTAGCTGGGTTGTTGTTGCTGGTTGTAGATCCCATTCGAGCTGCTTTTTGCAAAAGTGCTGTGGCTGACATGGGTTTTTGTTGGTGGTGGTTCTGATTGTTATTAATGTTGTAATTATAGAAagaggtggtagtggtggtaaTTGTTTCAGagaaactccctttggattcttcctcctcctttagTACTCCCCGAATTATCAATGGCGATGACAGAGAGAGATTGTTGGCATTTGCAAATGATGATTCTTCCACGAACTTTTTGTTGTTAATGAGCCATTGCATCTGAGATGACGACGAAGATGGTCCAAACATGTCCATTGATGCCGTTTGCAGCATGACTGGCATAAAAGCATTGGAGCTGAGATGAGAATTGTTGGCTGCTGGATGGTCAGAGCCAGCAAATTCCGACTGAAACATTGGTATAAAATTTGGGATACTTTGTGGTTGATGGGCATTATTGGTAATAGACCCATTCATGAAGCTTGGATTAATAGTTGAGGCTGAGCAAAATCTTGCACTTTGCTCAGCCGCCAATGCATCACAAAAGGCTCTGTGGGTTATGAAGCTATCCTTCCTGTTTAACAAAATTTGGTTCACAAACTGATGAGTCCAACAGTGTAttattatatgcatgtataaagCACATTTAAGTAGTCATAGAATTTTGGTAAATCAATTTGTGAAAATTCTATTATGCTCCTTATAGCAATGCACTGGAACAATGAATGGTTGAATATGTtgcaaaaaattaaatgaacaaagattTGATAGTCGAGGATCCTGTGTATGATTCCCGGTGCAAAGTAGAAAATCCCACAAATTTGATGAGTTCAGCAATACTCGAAACATACATGATAAAATCGTACACCTGAGTAATCATACagcattaaatatttaaattcaaatAGATCCCCATAAAAGAGTCTACGTGAGAGCATTAAATGTTTATTCTTTCCCCAAATTGATCATATAAAAGGAGGGAATTTGTAAAGAGAGGAAGTGACGGATTAAACTGGAAATAAACAGTAGACAGTAGTACCTGGAAAAGAGTGTGCCACAGTCACATCTATACTCTCTAGTCCCACAAACTTTGCTATGTGCCTTCCAATCCGATTGAACTGCGTATTTCTTTGAGCACTTCTCACACTTCCACTTCTTCTCGCCGTGCTTTCGGCTGAAGTGCTTTTTGATTCCGGTGAGGTCTCCGAGCGCTCGCGATGGCTCGTGGTGCACGCAAGTCTTTTCCGGGCACACGTACACCTTCTTCCGAATAACTTCTGTTTTTGATCTTTGTTTGAGCTTCCACGGAAGGTTGTGGCCACGTCGGTGAAGCTGCAAGTTCTGGTCTCTCTGGAAACCCTTGTTGCAAACTTCGCAAACGAACCGATTTGTGGCCATTAGAGATTTTGGGGACATAGCTATCACTTCTGCATCTGGATCTGCAATTGAATTGAAGTcccatcaaacaaaaaaatatgaaaaaaggaaaataacaaAACAAGAAGGAATATTGATTAACATATGTTGATCGAAGCTAATGAAGTGTGTGAAGCTGCAAGGTAGACATGAAAACACACTTGCCTGGCGTTCCAGGTAAACTTCTCTTCCTTTTGaattgattatttatattagggttagggttaaggTTGGAATCGGGCTCTTGAGCAAACCCTGTGATGGTGGAGGGAACTAAAAGCGCATCTTCGGACATCATCTGGAAGTTGAGCTTATTAGATGTAATGCGTTGTGGTCTAAACTTAATTAATCAGCAAAAGTAAGTACAGAAGCAGTACCCTACcaaaacaaattaagaaaaaaagttaaaaactttACTACTGCAGATGACAATAATAAAAATCTCAGTGTCTGTATTGAATCCTTGAGAACAAATGAAGCACCTCAGATCAAAGCTTCTttgttttctgggaaaatactTCACTTTGCTTGAACTTGGAAGGGAAAATGCCACGCAGAAaatgaaagcaaaagagaatatttcttctctctcttccccttaTCTTATACGGCCGCGCTCTCAATGTCGCTCAGCCATAGAATCAGCTGGACCGGTAGACCCCATTCTCTTCCTTTTCTATAATAATAATTACAAAAGTGGGAAAGTTTTAAAAGATGAAATCAagttttgaattgaaaaggtTAAACCCTAAAGAAAAGTGAGTTGCCTTTACAGCCAGCGATTCATGAGGTAAAAATCATTACGCTATAATTGCATGAGGGCCatgaggagaaagagagagagggtggtgcCGCCCGTGAGAGCTGAGTGGCAGCACAGAGAGTGGGGGACCCATAAAAGACTGTCGATGACGGTCAGAAGGGAAAGTTGATAATACAAAGACAAGAAATGACTGGTACCACTTGACATGTCGACCAAAACCCACGAGACACTACTTCAGCCTACACACAGGTACTGCCTACACTGTTCTCTAGAAATTCTCTCTCTAGTTAAAAATCAGAGTgcaatttattaattgaaagaaaaataaataaaattgtcgAAACGGTTAATTATAAACGACGGCTACATTTTGACTGATTTACTTAACTGAATAACATCCATCTTATTTATAATAAAACAAATTCTCAACCAAAGAAACGCAAACCAATTTTTAATGGACTGGAGCCAATGCTAAACTTAAAAGAAAACTCAAACAATAGAAATAAATGAAGAAAttgggttccaccataaaatcaatgacAATATGAGAAGTAGTTCAATATCTTATAAGTCTTTACAAGATTTCTcatttcaccaatgtgggactctTTTATCTTCACATTCTCACACGCCCCTTCatgtgtggcgaattttcaaaccaaacacgtggacaacacgaATTGGGTGATGTGGAGCACATGCGGTGGTTGAGCTTCAAACGTGAGCCAACCTGCTTTGATATCATGAAGCAATTGGGGTTCCACCATAGAACCAATTGGCAACAAAGGGAGTAACTCAACCTCTTAGAGCATCCCCAATGGGGGCTTTATCCTTCTTGAGGCTACTACATTTGTAGCTTTAGTGAAAGATTTCATCCTTACAAGGCCGAAAAATGGGGTTACATCCACCATATGAGCTAGCAAATTCAATCCTTGGGTGGCAAAAAATTAGGCTACACCTAGCCCCAAAAAGCAAGGGACCCACACCAAAATGAGGCCCAATcttggtttttattttgttttttaaagatgatttttactttgtgtttaattttctagATCGAAAAACTCATAAAAACAGTGATGAAATTTAACATTGGTAGTTTGGCGACCTAAACagaaaacataaacaaacaacaTAACTAAATTCTGATAAGATAATCCAATCCAATGGTGGTTATGAAATAAAATCTTGTCCGATTTCATAGAAACATACTAACGGTTTAGATTGAGATAAGAGAACCTACAATGGTGCATAAGTAATGAAATCTAACTTTGTCAGAATTTGACTTTTTTAGGTTGAATAgttcataaataaatatttaaggtaacacatccaaaaatcaatttaaaaaaaaaagttaagacaaaaataaatttagcgTATAATCAAATTATTGCATAAACTAATATATAGCCCCATATAAAGCCCGAAATGTTAAAGTCCCTTATTGGGAGAGATTCTTTTTTAGAGCCCCAAAGATTCATCGGAGCTTTAAATTAGGCTATATCCACCACTTTTTAGCCCCATATAGAGCCCATCATTGGAGATGCTTTTATATGCCCTTGCAAGATTTCTCATTCTACCAATGTGGGACTCTTTTACCTTTACATTCTCAAAATAAACCTATAAACTATTATCTTCCAACATCTCTCTCTATGGGCTTAGctatatatatgttcatattTACTGACTAGAGAATTGAGTCTTGCGGTAAAAGTAGTATATATTCTCACATTTACTGTATTCAACAAAATGCATGAGCTATATCTATGTCATTTGCATCTCAATTATTTTAATAGTTGAACTCATCTATTTGCATCTCAATTATTCCAACATATCTaaaattcatcatttttttgGGCTTCTATTTGTAAGTGTAGATATCAAAATttcagtgaaataaatgttcaccaacaCATTAAAGTTTCTACATACCAGGAGCATACGCCATGTGTCTCACAAATTGTACAGATATATGTGACTCATCAAAATCGGATGAGTAATCAAGAAGGATATGTGTCAATACTTGGTTGaaatgaattatttgatttcaatgtAATTAAATCAAATGTTAAATGATGGAGTTAAATCACGAACCAACCCACAAATCGAGTCctaatttttttgtcaattaatCAAACACACAATCAATGCCAAAATTCATCCGTAGACAAGGCTTGgagagtctataaatacaaggctccAAGACAAAGAAAGGGTCCAGAAAATCATTCACGCCCAAATACTAAAGTTttgaaactctgaagctctTAGACTTGGAAAACCCTCCGCGTTCTTCATCAAACCAATGAAGAACCACCAAGCACCCCTACACATGCTGGTTCTTCCATTACCAAGAGCCAAAACCTTGCagcatccgttcatccaagatcaagtcatcgcgacccttAGATCAACAACACTACACACCTTACATTTCAGTGATCGAATTAGAGGATCAAGTTGTAAATAGATTGTAACCTACATTTACATTAAtacaatttctttgtacaaGTGTTCTTATCTCATTTGTCACAagattttcgtgtttacaaatttggcacgcccggtgggacttGAGATCTCATCCAATGAGAAAGAAATATgaagtttctttttgtatattataTGGATGATCCGATCAAACCATGATATTGAGATTTGTTTGATAAGGCAACAACATACCTGATTCTATAAAAAAATGCTACTCTTACCACATATTTGTACCATCATTTGTACAATTTCTCTAATAGTGATGAGACCCATATGCATTGCCGGGCTCTACCTCTATTAAAGAGATGATGCAAATGATGATACAAATAGGTGGTAAATGCAACATTACTCTTGAATTTATATAGTAATGCAAAGATGCGAAAAGGATTGAGGAGCAAGCTAGCTTTTTCCAAAGTTTTGATAGGTTTGCTTATGTATTTGGAAGAATCGTGTTATAGGAAAAGACCCTAAAACCCCAAGTGATATGATGGAGACTTGGGCTAGTGAAAGCACATAGGAGCAAGATACATCTTCTAATTGTAGTGTTACAAAGAGGAAAAGAAGAGCTAACAGTAAATACAATAATTGTTGCTACATATGTCACTAGAATGAAGATGATTGTGGAGGGATTAGTAAACAATAAAGATGATGGTTACAATTTTgagaaaatagaaaacataGTTCTGTTATTGCAAACGAACTTAAGAAATGAGGTTGTCTTTCTGACTATTggtaggatttttaccacctgaaaaaagtagggataaaaacattaaaatacttgcaagagtacaaggtaatCGTAGTATAGTTGGCTTTAGGAAGGTCGTTCTCCTTAGGGGTTAAGTGAATAACTTATGTAAataccaaatcttaattaattatttgaaaaaccacgcaacccttaagacgtagTATTCATCTTAAGTGAACTtgcacatattaaccacaagaagccttcgtcaatttcagggaccgacctcccaccaaaattgcatcaaattacttttctaaacatcctaatgatagctaagcattaagacaattagatagtttaaactgttgattaataattcaaacctGCAtgtataatatcataagcaaattgaaaagaaactacatattcttgctaaggctcgtggccCCTAGCAAAAGAGAATTAGTTACTAataacaatcataaaacaaaatattatttagaAAAAGGATATAAAACACCTTGTAAATAAACTTCAATTGTTAAAAGCTCCAAAGTAATGCGTTCTACCCCTCTTTCTCCCCCAAAtcctaatggctaaaaagccttatttatactactacacaATTAAAATCCTTACTAGAAAATGTCTTCTAAAAATTAGGAAACATAAAAGAATAAGATAACTAGGAAATACATTCTAACTTTGGAAAATCTGCCTAGTCACAAATAATCTCACCTTTATGGATCTTTAGGGCTCCAAAACAGCTCCAAAACAGCCCCAAAACAGCCCCAAAACAGCTAGAATTAAAGTTTGAGATACCCCGAACATAATTGTAGAGGGCCTTGAACCCAAAAGACATCATTTTGGACGCCAACAAGCCCAAATAAGCCCAAAACGTCACCTTGACATCATTGCACGCTGCTCCTTTATTCTCACGAAATAACTactaaattaatactaagattatgataaaatatatagtataatattgactcatcaaCTATGATTTTATTGATAACATAAGTGAAGGATTGCTGAGAATGTAACAATGTTGCAGAGAAATTAACAAAcgtagaagaaagaagaagaactcTTGAGAGATAAGGAAAGAGAAATGTGAATTGTATTTCTGCATTGCTTGATTGAAATGATCAAAGTTATTACACTGTTTATATTACCACACATGGCTTACACTCTAAGATATTTGTTTTAACAGAACTGACAACCTTTCTGTTAATAGTGTTAACAAACTAATAGCTACTAACAGCTTTCTTAACAGACTTAACAGCTTACATCATTCATAATACCCCCTCAATCTTAATTGGGTTTCCTAGACTTGAGATTGAAACAATGCTTGACAAAAGTAAGGTTGTGAAGACCTTTGGTGAGCACATTCGTTGTTTGTTCATTAGTTAAGAGTTGGGACATATGTAACTTCCAAatcttgacacaccccgacccgggatgtccactaggactccgaattgagTTGCGCTGGCCAACACCTAGAagatgacgaagccataaagtgcctaaataccataGTACGCTGGTAAGCGGGAAGGAACCCACTTCACATGTGACGTTAGAGTATAAGTAAATACAGTAGAATGGATTAAGAATCGTACCTTCAAaagaatctccaatactaagaatcgccacgaatCTTCGACGATAAGAAAACTCAGCTAATAAAATCTAGAGGGTGAAAACAAGACAAGGGTGAATGACCCTgaagataaaattttaatagaaactatataaaacattataacccctcgctacaacacctgtataattttcagaaaaattataaatataccacaacacatCATCTCATCAgtaatatcaaataatcatgtgaATAATAATTCATACTAGCATGCAAGTCAGAGTTACCTAtcgtgacctgtacgactcacccatatctcatcacatatacttGCTCATcgcatatttcatcacatatgctagctcatcacatattcatcacatatgctagctcatcacatattcatcacatatgctagctcattatatattcatcacatatgctagctcatcacatattcatcacatatgctagcgcattacatcacatatgctagctcatcacatattcatcacatatgctagctcattacatattcatcacatatgctagcgctcatcacatattcatcacatatgctagcttatcacatattcaaaatatatgctagctcattaGTTGGATTCACCTCTtgtgacttgtacgacttatccgtagctcaataagtatacctgcacacgagtcggaaccaccacactttcattaagtataacaagattttgtggtattcactaatgtaaatattttaaattgaagatcgaattcattcattgtattcatatagggtcaaggagtgtagttgtaaaaaatcattaaaatcggagttaaaataactgttaaatcgtgatttttcttttataaccgttgaaaggttttttcccgttacttgatctctatatgtttgttttttgcaatttttggcatatgcgatctgaaagtatatacaaacatgtttgatggttggatcgttgaaactagttttacagaatgcgtatcccatcaaaacaatagattcactaacacttaagattttattcatactctcattaagtataacataagatttcgtggtatccactagtgtaaatattttaaattgaagatcgaattcattcattgtattcatataggatcaaggagtgtagctgtaaaaaaatcatcaaaatcggagttaaaataactgttaaatcgtgattttttgttttataaccgtcgaaaaattTTGTTCAGTTACTTAATTtctgaatgtttctttttttcaatttttggcgtatgcgatctcgaagtatatacaaacatgtttgatggttggatcgttgaaactagtttcgtagaatgcgtatcccatcagaacaatagattcactaacaattaagagtttattcgtactttcattaagtataacataagattttgtggtatccattagtgtaaatattttaaattgaagatcgaattcattcattgtattcatataggatcaaggagtgtagctgtaaaaatcatcaaaattggagttaaaataaccgttaaatcgtgatttttcgttttataaccgtcgaaaagttttgttcagTTACTTAATGtctgaatgtttcttttttgcaatttttggcgtatgcgatctggaagtatatacaaacatgtttgacggttggatcgttgaaactagtttcgtagaatgcgtatcccatcaaaacaatagattcactaacacttaagagtttattcgtactttcatccactagtgtaaatactttaaattgaagatcgaattcattcattgtattcatatagggtcaaggagtgtagctataaaaaatcataaaaatcggagttaaaataaccgttaaatcgtgattgttcattttataaccgtcaaaaagttttgttcggttacttgatctctgaatgtttttttttttgcgattttttaatGATGGGATcttaaagcatatacaaacaagtttgacggttggatcgttgaaattagttttgtataattcgtatcccatcaagttcaatggtatatatatatttattaagtagatttaaatctatttattttgtatgtataattattatagtttttcggggtataaaatttaatttaaaattaaatatatatataattattatagttaatattttgggggtataattattatagtatatataattattataattattatagttaatttaatatatatatatatatataattatagtatttttagggttataaaattattaaattaatattttgcttatcgtgtatcgtgttacccacgtgtacaCCCGAATCAACCTGTTATCTTAataggtgcttatcgggttacccgataacgacccgattcattatcgtgtcgacccaaacacctgttaatttcgtgtcgtgtcgtgtctgGTTATCGGGTCATGTCaagaattgccaggcctagtcTGCGCTACGACTCtctagcacgaatatcgagaTGTCACGAACGATCATCACCTAGAACAAATATTCAATCACGTTtcagaattcttatcaatagaacacgtaacttacataaaacacatcccaatgacgttctagaatgatttgagacccattgaccaaaagtcaaccgtcggtcaaagatcaacggtagggttcacaaccctacgtaactcaATCTGAAAGATCCGCATCTCGGATttctgatccgtaacttccaaagatccacattgttcttctaaaacatcatactaaagtttcattacgatctaACGGTTAGATCTCCGTTAATTGCCAATTCAAGTGGcagtcaacgttttattttacgaacttacaaatccaatttgggaagatctgtACATTAGATTTCCAATCCATAAATTTCtaatatccttaaatattacatactataatgtattaaagtttggtgatgatctaacagtcggatcgtcaattcacataatgATCAAGTAGcggtctttatcaaaactatgtTTAAACGAGGAGATTTCATCAATTGGACTTCACCTATGGAATTGGGGTGTCAAACTTAGCTTAGAAGGGTCAAGGGGTGACTCGGCTCACGTGCCGCCGCACACGGCGGTTGGCCGTCCCGATTTGctgaaaaattcaactatctctaaaaattcttaaattttatagaaagggtaaattacatagtaacccctcaggtttgatgtctattacaaccccatacaacatctttataacatttcactttcatacattaagtactattttatttcaatattatACATTcgttagatttttcatccattaatctgttaaatgctgacatggctaccacatttgtgccacgtgactgccaaatgtgtgccacatggccaaaaaaataattaatttttttttaaaaaaaaaaacctgattcttctaattaaaaaaaaaaagacctaaAAACAAAAGCTGAAAACACCTCCCCACAACCCCAAACCCAGAAACCTTATctcccttcccccccccccccccggtcgCGGACGCCCCACCCTCCCACATGACCCACGTAGACTCATCTCATTCCCCCTCCCCACAACCCCGAAAACCCCTCCACCCACATGACCCACGCAGGCCCACCTTCCTCCCCTCTCCCCGCGACCCCGAAAACCTAGAAACCTTATTCCCCCCCCCCAATCCGAACCCTACTCCCCGACATAACGCCGAGTGGGCTCTCAAATAAGCTTGTCGGCTCATCTTTCGGCTTC
This window of the Malus domestica chromosome 03, GDT2T_hap1 genome carries:
- the LOC103422170 gene encoding zinc finger protein BALDIBIS — translated: MMSEDALLVPSTITGFAQEPDSNLNPNPNINNQFKRKRSLPGTPDPDAEVIAMSPKSLMATNRFVCEVCNKGFQRDQNLQLHRRGHNLPWKLKQRSKTEVIRKKVYVCPEKTCVHHEPSRALGDLTGIKKHFSRKHGEKKWKCEKCSKKYAVQSDWKAHSKVCGTREYRCDCGTLFSRKDSFITHRAFCDALAAEQSARFCSASTINPSFMNGSITNNAHQPQSIPNFIPMFQSEFAGSDHPAANNSHLSSNAFMPVMLQTASMDMFGPSSSSSQMQWLINNKKFVEESSFANANNLSLSSPLIIRGVLKEEEESKGSFSETITTTTTSFYNYNINNNQNHHQQKPMSATALLQKAARMGSTTSNNNPATTFNDTAFNFNDLVNSMSPSSTQGDTIGDGSLFLSNKHLMMSAGAAAMTKQGQSEQSSLTRDFL